From the Burkholderia ubonensis genome, one window contains:
- a CDS encoding branched-chain amino acid ABC transporter substrate-binding protein has product MQHTMKKLAGATFVAVMSLAGTAHADDVKVGYAGPMTGAQAHYGKDMQNGIVLAIEDFNATKPVIGGKPVKFVLDTQDDQADPRTGTTVAQKLVDDGIKGMLGHFNSGTTIPASRIYANAGIPQIAMATAPEYTQQGYKTTFRMMTSDTQQGSVAGTFVAKDLGLKKIAIVDDRTAYGQGLADQFEKAAKAAGATIVLREFTNDKAVDFKAILTKLKAAQPDIVYYGGADSQAAPMVKQMKALGFKAPLMGGEMVKTPTFLKIAGDAADGTIASLAGLPLDEMPGGKSYADKYKKRFGEDVQTYSPYSYDGAMALFNAMKKANSTDPAKYLPLLAKTDMAGVTSTHLAYDAKGDLKNGGITMYKVEKGEWKPLKSIGGK; this is encoded by the coding sequence ATGCAACACACGATGAAAAAGCTGGCAGGCGCGACGTTCGTTGCGGTCATGTCGCTGGCGGGGACTGCGCATGCGGATGACGTGAAGGTCGGCTACGCAGGGCCGATGACGGGTGCGCAGGCGCATTACGGCAAGGATATGCAGAACGGCATCGTGCTCGCGATCGAGGATTTCAACGCGACCAAGCCGGTGATCGGCGGCAAGCCGGTGAAGTTCGTGCTCGACACGCAGGACGACCAGGCCGACCCGCGCACGGGCACGACGGTCGCGCAGAAGCTCGTCGACGACGGCATCAAGGGCATGCTCGGCCACTTCAACTCGGGCACGACGATTCCGGCCTCGCGCATCTACGCGAACGCGGGCATTCCGCAGATCGCGATGGCGACCGCGCCGGAATACACGCAGCAGGGCTACAAGACGACCTTCCGCATGATGACGTCCGACACGCAGCAGGGCTCGGTGGCGGGCACGTTCGTCGCGAAGGATCTCGGCCTGAAGAAGATCGCGATCGTCGACGACCGCACCGCTTACGGCCAGGGTCTCGCCGACCAGTTCGAGAAGGCGGCGAAGGCCGCCGGCGCGACGATCGTGCTGCGCGAATTCACGAACGACAAGGCGGTCGACTTCAAGGCGATCCTGACGAAGCTGAAGGCGGCGCAGCCGGACATCGTCTACTACGGCGGCGCGGATTCGCAGGCGGCGCCGATGGTCAAGCAGATGAAGGCGCTGGGCTTCAAGGCGCCGCTGATGGGCGGCGAAATGGTGAAGACGCCGACGTTCCTGAAGATCGCGGGTGACGCGGCCGACGGCACGATCGCTTCGCTCGCGGGCCTGCCGCTCGACGAGATGCCCGGCGGCAAGTCGTACGCCGACAAGTACAAGAAGCGCTTCGGCGAGGACGTGCAGACCTATTCGCCGTACTCGTACGACGGCGCGATGGCGCTGTTCAACGCGATGAAGAAGGCGAACTCGACCGATCCGGCGAAGTACCTGCCGCTGCTCGCGAAGACCGACATGGCCGGCGTCACGTCGACCCACCTCGCGTACGACGCGAAGGGCGACCTGAAGAACGGCGGCATCACGATGTACAAGGTCGAGAAGGGCGAGTGGAAGCCGCTGAAGAGCATCGGCGGCAAGTAA